Sequence from the Rhodococcus jostii RHA1 genome:
TCCTGCTCCGGGCGCTGGTCCTCAAACCCGGCGGGAAGCGCGTCGGCGCCGCCGTCGTCGTGCGGGACGTCACCGAGGTGAAGAGGCGGGATCGCGCCCTGCTCAGCAAGGATGCGACGATCCGCGAGATCCATCACCGGGTGAAGAACAATCTGCAGACCGTGGCGGCGCTCCTGCGACTGCAGGCCCGCCGCACCAACAACGAGGAAGCCCGGCAGGCGTTGAGCGAATCGGTGCGCCGCGTCACGTCGATCGCCCTCGTGCACGACACGTTGTCGATGTCGGTGGACGAGGAAGTGAACCTCGACGAGGTCGTCGACCGTCTGGTGCCGATCCTGTCCGATGTGGCGACGGTGAGTACGCCGATCAAGGTCCGCCGGGAGGGCAGCTTCGGGGTGTTCTCCGCGGAGCGGGCCACGCCGCTGGTGATGGTGCTGACCGAACTCGTGCAGAACGCGATCGAGCATGCCTTCGAACCCGGCGCTCCGGGCACGGTCACCATGAGGGCCGAGCGTTCTGCGCGGTGGCTGGACGTCGTGATCCACGACGACGGCAGGGGATTGCCGCCCGGTTTCAGCCTCGAGCGGTCCGACCGTCTCGGTCTGCAGATCGTCCGGACTCTGGTGGCCGCCGAGCTGAACGGTTCCCTCGGGCTGCACCCCGGGCCGGAGGGTGGAACGGATGCCGTGTTACGCGTACCGCTGGGCCGTCGTGGGCCGCGGTACTGATCGGCGGGCAAGCAAAAGGCCCGGCACCATGTGGTGCCGGGCCCGTCTCCTTCTGAAGTATCAGACGGTGGTGCGGGCACGCGTCCGAGCGTTGCGGCGCTTGAGTGCGCGTCGCTCGTCTTCGCTCATGCCGCCCCACACACCGGCGTCCTGGCCCGACTCGAGTGCCCACGAGAGGCATTCGGCGGTCACCGGGCAGCGGTTGCAGACAACCTTGGCATCAGCAATCTGCGCGAGAGCCGGACCGCTGTTTCCCACAGGGAAGAACAACTCGGGGTCTTCGTCGCGACAGATTGCCTTGTGGCGCCAGTCCATCCTTCTGCTCCTTAACTGGGTGCGTAATGCACCGTTTCGTCTTCATGAGTTCATGTGTGCGTAGAGAATGTTTCCGCACTGTTGCTTGTGAATGCTTTCACGAACTGGCGGGATGTCAATAGAAAACCGCCGCACCGTGGGGGAGCTCACGTTCTTAGGCTGCCCTTCGAGGTGCGCCGTCCTTTGTACCCGGTGCAGGCACTTCCCGCTAGGTGAAAACGGCAATTCTCGAGAATTGCTCAGGGTCGCGCCGGCGCGACGACATCCAGCGCCTCGGGCACCGACACGAACTCGACGACTTTGCGCAGTCCGATGTAGTCGCCGTCCATCTGCAGTCCGATGGGCTCCGACGCGGATATCCGCACGGACGGCACGTCGTCGACCCGGACCAGCTTCTTCGCCTTCGGACGGGTTCCGGGGGTCAACAGCTGGCGGGCCACCCGCAGCGTGGTGAGAATCGCGGTGGACCGCATCGCGAAGACGCCGAGGCCGGTGTCGTAGGTGGTGTCGGGATTCGTGTGGACCTCCCGCTTGTTCAGATACGTCCAGGGACTCGCGTTCGACACGAATGCGTAGTGAACGCCCTCGACGGGATCGCGATCGGGGACCTCGACGGTGAGGGTCGGCTCGGCGTATTTCGATCGGAAGAACACGCGCACCGCCGCGCGGACATATTGCGCCGGTGTGGCCGGCCGCCCGTTCTTGCGGTGCATGTCGACCGCCTCACACACCTGGGCGTCCCAGCCGAGACCGGCGTTGAACGTGAACCAGCGGCTGTCGCAGTGCGCGAGCCCGATCCGGCGCCGCTGCCTGCGGGCGAGGAGATCGATGAGCTGGTTGGTGGCGTCCACCGGGTCGGGCGCGATGCCGAGCGAGCGGGCGAACACGTTCGCCGACCCACCGGGGACGACGGCGATCGGGGGAATCGGCCCCACCGTCACGGCGCTCATCGACTTCGGTGCCGGGGTGCCGAGCAGTCCGTTGACCACCTCGTTCACGGTGCCGTCGCCGCCGTGGACGATGATCAGGCCCATCCCGTCCACGCAGGCCTGCTGCGCCAGTTCCGCGGCGTGACCGCGGTGTGTCGTGTGCGCGACCGTCAACCGCACCCGGCTCGACAGCGCGTGGGCGAGGAGATCACGCCCGGCCGGAGTCGTCGATGTGGCATTGGGGTTGACGATCAGCAGCGCGCGCACGGGGCCCAAGCCTAGCGGGGGCGGCACGTGTCACCATGCGAGGCCGCCGGCGACGGGGTGTTCTAGGCTGGCCGACGTGCCGAAGCCGTCTCTCAGCAAGTCCACGCCCACCACGGTCCGCGCGGCGGGCGCCCTGGTGTCGCTCGAGGGCGCGGTGGCGGTCGGTGTCGCCGTGGTGCTGGTCATCAGGGGACTGCTCGGGCACGACCAGAGCGTCAGCAGTGGATACGGCACCGCAGCCTGGTTCGCGATTCTCGGTGGCGCCGTGCTGGCCGCCGGGCTCGCGCTGATCTTCGGCCGGCGCTGGGGGCGGGCGATCGCGATCGTCGCCCAACTTCTCCTGCTTCCGGTGGCGTGGTCGCTGCTCACCGATTCGCACCAGCCGTTCTTCGGTGTGCTGCTCGGCGTCGTCGTCGTGGCGGCCCTCGGGTGCCTGTTCAGCAGTCCCACGTCGAAGTGGATGGCTGCCGAGTACGGCCAGGAGGCCGACGCCGACAACCCGTCGGACCGCTAGCCCACCTCGGACGCGAGGCGGCCGAGCGGCTCCCCGGTCAGCCGGTAAGTGGTCCACTCGTCCTGCGGGTGCGCGTCCAGCGACTCGTAGAACGCGATCGACGGCTTGTTCCAGTTGACCACCGACCACGACAGTCGGGTGTAGCCGTTGTCGACGCACTCCTTCGCGAGTGTGGCGAGCAGGGCCTTGCCGTGCCCGGCGCCGCGCTCGGACGGGCTGACGAACAGGTCCTCGAGGTAGATGCCGTGTGTTCCGTCCCAGGTGGAGAAGTTGCGGAACCACACCGCGATCCCGACGACCCGGTCGTCGTCGTTCACCGCGACGTGGGCGAACGTGGATGGCTGCGGGCCGAACAGCGCGTCGTCGATCTGGTCGGCGGTGACGGTGCACTCGTCGCGGGCCCGCTGATGTTCGGCGAGTTCGTAGATCATCGCGGTGATCGCGGAGACGTCCTCGGGTACTGCGCGTCGGATCATCGGGCACCTTCCTCGCTTGTGACGTTGTGGCTGACCACCTGTTGCGCCCCGTGCTCGAAGCCGAGGACGGAATACGCGCCCGGCGACATCGCGAACCGGCGCCCCTCGCTGATGGGAAGCTCCGCCCAGCGGGCGATGAGCGCCCGCGAGAAGTGGCCGTGCCCGACGAGGATCACGTCGCGGTCGACGAGTTGCGAATGCGCGACGGACAGTACGAGGTCGCACCGGGTGTGCACCTGCTCGGCCTGTTCGCCGCGAGGGCACGGATGCGTCCACACGGTCCAGTCCGGCACCTGCTGCCTGATCTCGGGAGTCGTCATGCCCTCGTAGATCCCGTAATCCCATTCGGCGAGTGCGTCCCAGGTGCGCTGGATCTTCAATCCCGCCAGCTCCGCCGTCTCCTGGGCGCGTTGCCGCGGACTGACGATGACGAGGGGGTCGCGCAGTTCGAGGGCGTCCATCGCCGGGCCCACCCGCCGCGCCTGGGCTTCACCCAGTTCGGTGAGGTGAACGTCGGTCCGACCGGTGTGTTTACCCCAACGGGCCCATTCCGTTTCGCCGTGTCGGAGGAGGACGATCCGACGGCCGCGCGGCGAATCACTGGGTGGCATCCATCCATCATGTCAGTCAATCTGCGTGTATGGCTCGCCTCCGGGGACGAAGTAGGTAAGGATCGAGCCGTGACAACGGTTCTTGCAGTGGCAAATCAGAAGGGTGGGGTCGCGAAGACCACCACGGTCGCTTCTCTCGGCGCAGCCCTCGTCGGGCTGGGCCAGAAGGTTCTGGTGGTGGATCTCGACCCGCAGGGATGTCTGACGTTCTCCCTCGGGCACAACCCGGACCGCCTGGACGCCTCCGTCCACGAGGTGCTGACGGGTGATCTGACGGCGCAGGAGGCCGTGATCGACACCGAGGACGGTGTCGCCCTTCTGCCCGCGAC
This genomic interval carries:
- a CDS encoding diacylglycerol/lipid kinase family protein, which produces MRALLIVNPNATSTTPAGRDLLAHALSSRVRLTVAHTTHRGHAAELAQQACVDGMGLIIVHGGDGTVNEVVNGLLGTPAPKSMSAVTVGPIPPIAVVPGGSANVFARSLGIAPDPVDATNQLIDLLARRQRRRIGLAHCDSRWFTFNAGLGWDAQVCEAVDMHRKNGRPATPAQYVRAAVRVFFRSKYAEPTLTVEVPDRDPVEGVHYAFVSNASPWTYLNKREVHTNPDTTYDTGLGVFAMRSTAILTTLRVARQLLTPGTRPKAKKLVRVDDVPSVRISASEPIGLQMDGDYIGLRKVVEFVSVPEALDVVAPARP
- a CDS encoding WhiB family transcriptional regulator, translated to MDWRHKAICRDEDPELFFPVGNSGPALAQIADAKVVCNRCPVTAECLSWALESGQDAGVWGGMSEDERRALKRRNARTRARTTV
- a CDS encoding GNAT family N-acetyltransferase, whose protein sequence is MIRRAVPEDVSAITAMIYELAEHQRARDECTVTADQIDDALFGPQPSTFAHVAVNDDDRVVGIAVWFRNFSTWDGTHGIYLEDLFVSPSERGAGHGKALLATLAKECVDNGYTRLSWSVVNWNKPSIAFYESLDAHPQDEWTTYRLTGEPLGRLASEVG
- a CDS encoding acid phosphatase; its protein translation is MPPSDSPRGRRIVLLRHGETEWARWGKHTGRTDVHLTELGEAQARRVGPAMDALELRDPLVIVSPRQRAQETAELAGLKIQRTWDALAEWDYGIYEGMTTPEIRQQVPDWTVWTHPCPRGEQAEQVHTRCDLVLSVAHSQLVDRDVILVGHGHFSRALIARWAELPISEGRRFAMSPGAYSVLGFEHGAQQVVSHNVTSEEGAR